Within the Arthrobacter caoxuetaonis genome, the region CGCTTCTTTTCGGCCATGATGGTCGGCGTCGGAGCTGCCTTCGTGGCAATAGCCATCAAGTTCCAGTGGGCGAACATGCTTTGGCTGGTCTGCCTCATGGTCTTCCTCGGCGGAATCGGACGCGTTCTTTCCTGGGCCTTTTCCGGCACCCCGCACTTCACGCTGATCATCCTGATGATCCTGGAGCTGGCCTTCCCGCCGGCCCTGCTTGTCTGGCACCGCTTCATCGCCAAGACCAGCGCGCTGAAGAGCGAGATCCACCGGGGCCGGGCCGGCGGAGAGGGCTCCGCGCCGGCCGGTGCGTGAAGGATGCTTGTTTTCCGCCATAATGGATGAAGCCTTCTGTGCAGCACCTGCTGCCCGAGGCGCATTCATGGCAGGCATTTCTCGCTGGTAAGGAGCTCGGGTGTATTACTGGAATGACCTTGCGGAGGTGCCGTCCGACCTTGGTCCGACAGTAGTGACGATCGGCAACTTCGATGGCGTCCACCTGGGCCACCAGCACGTCCTTGCCCGCCTCGTGAAGGCCGCCCGCGATCATGACGCGGCGGCCGTCGCCCTGTCCTTCGACCCCCATCCGGCTGCGGTCCACCGGCCGGAAAGCGCTCCCGAGCTCATTATGGGACCCGCTGACCGGACAGAGGCGCTGGCTGAAGCCGGCCTCGATGGACTCCTGATGGTGCACTACGACCTTGACCTGGCATCGCTGACCGCCGAGGAATTCGTGCGGAAGTTCCTGGCCGAAGGCCTGCATGCCGTTGCCGTGGTCCTGGGGCACGACGCCCGCTTCGGCCGCGGGAACACCGGTGACCTGGACACTATGCGGGAGCTGGGTGCAGAACTGGGGTTCGACGTCGTCGCTGTCGATGACCTCGATGCCCTTCCCGAAGGTCCCGAAGACACGCAGGGGCGCCGTTGCTCCTCAACCTGGATCCGCGAAGCCCTGGCGGCAGGGGATGTCCGGACGGCCGCACGGCTGCTGGGCCGGACACACCGCATGCGCGGCGTGGTGGTACACGGGGCGGCGCGCGGCCGCGAACTGGGTTTTCCCACCGCCAACCTGGCACCCGAGTCGACAGGCCTTATTCCGGCGGACGGCATCTACGCCGGCTGGCTGGTCGATTCCGCCGGAACGCGGTGGCCTGCAGCAATATCCGTCGGTTCGAACCCGACGTTCGACGGCGTGAGCCGGCAGGTCGAGGCGCATGTCATCGACCGGCCCCAGGAAGCCGTTGAGGATTTCGACCTCTACGGCCAGTGCGTGGGAGTGGAGTTCGTGGAACGCCTGCGCGGCATGGTTGCCTACACCGGTCCGGAGGCGCTGATCGCCCAGATGCGGCTCGACGTCGCCCGGACTAGGGACGTCCTTTCGACAGAAGGCCCCGTGGCCGGGTAAACTGAGGGAAAATTCGGCTGCGGTCCGTGGCGGCTGAATTTCTTTGTGTCCATCGCTTCCATGCAGCGGGCACAGGGTTCCCGGCAGCGAAGTGCTGATTCGGGCCTCACGGCACAAATTGTAGGAGTTACATTGGCACTCGATCCCGCCGTCAAGCAGGCGATCATCAAGGAATTCGCACTCACCGAAGGTGACACCGGATCCCCCGAGGTTCAGGTTGCTGTTCTGTCCCGTCGTATTTCCGACCTGACCGAGCACCTGAAGACCCACAAGCACGACCACCACACCCGCCGCGGCCTGATGGCCCTGGTTGGTCGCCGTCGTCGTATGCTGGGTTACCTGCGCGAGACCGACATCACCCGTTACCGTGCGCTCATCGAGCGTCTCGGCCTGCGTCGATAGTCATGCTTTGAGGGCGGTGCCTGCGTACGCGCAGGGCCGCCCTTTCCGCAGCCGCGTCCCTGGGGCAGATATGGACACCGGAACCACCGGAAGCGCACCTGCCCGGAGCGCAGCAACCGCGGATCCCGCAGTACAGCAGTAAACACAAACACATACAGGAGTCAGCCAGCATCGCAGCATTCGCGGTCCTCGGTAGTGGTTTACGGGAAGTTTGGCCCGTGGACCTCGATCGAAGACCGGGTGTTGAGCCACTGCAGCCGCAGGAGTTCATGGGACGATGCTGGGTGCCTCCGCAAAGCAGAACGGAGGTGACTCTCTATGGAGGGTCCCGAAATCCAGTATTCAGAAGCCGTAATTGACAACGGCCGTTTCGGAAAGCGCGTTATCCGCTTCGAAACCGGCCGCCTGGCAGCCCAGGCTGCAGGTGCCGCGATGGTCTACATCGACGAAGACACCGCACTTCTCTCGGCCACCTCGGCCGGCAAGTCCCCGCGTGAGGGCTTTGACTTCTTCCCGCTGACCGTGGACGTCGAAGAGCGTATGTACGCCGCCGGCCGCATCCCGGGCTCGTTCTTCCGCCGCGAAGGCCGCCCGTCCACCGAAGCCATCCTGGCCTGCCGCCTGATGGACCGCCCGCTGCGCCCGGCATTCGTCAAGGGCCTGCGCAACGAGGTCCAGATCGTGGTCACCGTGCTGGCGATCAACCCCGACGTGCTCTACGACGTCGTGGCCATCAATGCTTCCTCCATGTCCACCCAGCTCTCGGGCCTGCCTTTCTCCGGCCCGATCGGCGGCGTCCGCGTTGCCCTGGTCGACGGCCAGTGGGTTGCCTTCCCGAAGCACTCCGAGCTGGAGCGCGCTGTCTTCTCCATGGTGGTTGCCGGCCGCATTGCCGGTGACGACGTCGCCATCATGATGGTTGAAGCCGAAGCCACGGACAACGCCTGGAACCTGATCAAGGAAGAGGGCGCCACCGCCCCGACCGAAGAGGTTGTGGCCGAGGGCCTCGAAGCCGCCAAGCCGTTCATCAAGGCACTGTGCGACGCGCAGGCCGACCTGGCAGCACGCGCCGCCAAGCCGACCGTTGAGTTCCCGCTGTTCCTGGACTACCAGGACGACGTCTACGAAGCCGTCGAGGCTGCTGCCGCTTCCAAGCTGGCTGAAATCTTCGCGATCGCTGACAAGCAGGAGCGCGACGCAGCCTCCGACGCTCTCAAGGACGAAGTCAAGGCTTCCCTGGCAGAGCGCTTCGAAGGCCGCGAGAACGAAGTTTCCGCTGCGTTCCGTGCCGTCACCAAGCAGGTTGTGCGCCAGCGCATCCTCAAGGACCAGATCCGCATCGACGGCCGCGGCCTGACGGACATCCGCCAGCTCACCGCCGAGGTTGAGGTTCTGCCCCGCGTCCACGGTTCGGCTATCTTCGAGCGCGGTGAAACCCAGATCCTGGGCGTCACCACGCTGAACATGCTGAAGATGGAACAGCAGATCGACTCCCTGTCGCCGGTAACGCGCAAGCGCTACATGCACAACTACAACTTCCCGCCGTACTCCACCGGTGAGACCGGCCGCGTGGGTTCGCCCAAGCGCCGCGAAATCGGCCACGGCGCCCTGGCAGAGCGCGCCCTCATGCCGGTGCTGCCGTCGCGTGAAGAATTCCCGTACGCCATCCGCCAGGTCTCCGAAGCCCTGAGCTCCAACGGCTCCACCTCGATGGGTTCGGTCTGCGCCTCGACGCTGTCCATGCTCAACGCCGGTGTTCCGCTGCGCGCTCCGGTTGCCGGCATCGCCATGGGCCTGGTTTCCGACCAGGTCGACGGCGAAACCCGCTACGCAGCCCTGACCGATATCCTCGGCGCCGAAGATGCCTTCGGTGACATGGACTTCAAGGTTGCCGGTACCTCCGAGTTCGTCACGGCCATCCAGCTGGACACCAAGCTCGACGGCATCCCCGCCTCGGTCCTGGCCGCCGCACTGAAGCAGGCCCGCGAAGCACGCCTGCACATCCTCGGCGTCATGGATGCTGCGATCGATACCCCGGATGAGCTCTCCGAGTTCGCTCCGCGGATCATCTCGGTCAAGATCCCCGTGGACAAGATCGGCGAGGTCATTGGCCCGAAGGGCAAGATGATCAACCAGATCCAGGAAGACACCGGCGCTGACATCTCGATTGAAGATGACGGCACGGTCCTGATCGGCGCCACGGACGGCACGTCCGCCGAGGCTGCCCGGGCCGCGATCAACGCGATCGCGAACCCGATGGTTCCGGAACTGGGCGAGCGCTACCTGGGCACAGTCGTGAAGACCACCACCTTCGGTGCCTTCATCTCCCTGACCCCGGGCAAGGACGGCCTGCTGCACATCTCCGAGCTGCGCAAGCTCTCGGGCGGCAAGCGCGTCGACAACGTTGATGACGTTGTCTCCGTCGGCCAGAAGATCCAGGTCGAAATCACCAAGATCGACGACCGCGGAAAGCTTTCCCTCTCGCCGGTTGTTGCGGAAGATGACGCCGAAGGCGAACTGGCTGCCGAGACAGCAGAGTAAATGCCTGAAAACATCACGGACAGCCGTTCCGGTGCGGGATATTCCCGCTCCGGGACGGTTGTCCCATTTCCACTGTCATCCAGGCCGGGCGATCCGGCCATTGAAATCGGCGACCCGGCAGGCGCCGTCGTCCGCCGTTCCGTGCTGCCCGGCGGAGTCCGCGTGCTCACCGAGTCCATGCCGGGCCAGCGCAGCGCCACGATTGGCTTCTGGGTCGGCGTAGGTTCGCGTGACGAAGCCGAAGGCCGGCACGGTTCCACCCACTTCCTTGAGCACCTGCTGTTCAAGGGCACGGAGCGCCGCAGCGCCATGGACATTGCCTCGGCCTTCGACGAGGTAGGAGGGGAATCCAACGCCGCGACGGCGAAGGAAACCACCTGCTACTACGCCCGCGTCCTGGACACCGACCTGCCCATGGCCATTGATGTCATCGCGGACATGGTCACCTCTGCCGTGCTGGATCCGGAGGAGCTCGAGCAGGAACGCGACGTCATCCTCGAGGAAATCGCGATGGACGCCGACGACCCGGCTGATCTCTGCCACGAGAAGTTCGCCGAGGCCGTACTGGGCGACCATCCGCTGGGCCGCCCGATCGGCGGCACGCCGGAAGCGATCAAGGCCGTTCCCCGGGAAGCCGTTGTGGAGCACTACCGCCGGCACTACCGTCCGGAAACCCTGGTGGTGACGGCCGCCGGCGGCCTGGAACATGAGGTTGTGGCCTCGCTGGTACTGGATGCCCTCAAGCGGGCCGGCTGGGAACTCGACCGGGGCGCTGTCCCCGCTCCCCGGCGGGAGACTGTTCCGGCGGAGATCACCGCCGGCGGCGGGGTGCAGGTCATCAACCGTCCGGTGGAGCAGGCCAACATTGTGCTGGGCTGCCCGTCGCTGACGGCTACGGACAGCCGCCGGTTCGCCATGAGCGTGCTGAACACCATCCTGGGCGGAGGAATGTCCTCGCGGCTGTTCCAGGAAATCCGGGAAAAGAGGGGACTGGTGTATTCCACCTACTCCTTCGCGGCGTCGTACACCGATGCCGGCTACTTCGGCATGTACGCAGGCTGCTCGCCGGCCAAGACCCGGCAGGTCATTGACCTGCTGCAGTCGGAGCTGGAGCGCCTGGCAGCGGACGGCGTTGAACCCGGTGAACTGGACCGTGCCGTGGGCCAGATTTCCGGGGGACTGGTGCTGGGCATGGAGGACACCGGTTCGCGGATGTCCCGCCTGGGCAGCGCTGAGCTGGTCCGCGGCGAGTACGTCGACATTGAAGCCTCCCTGGCCCGCATCCGTGCGGTCACGGGGGAGCAGGTCAAGGAGCTCGCAGCGGAACTGGCAGCAGCACCGCGGACGATCACCGTCGTCGGACCCTTCGAATCCGCGGCGGAACTCGGCTTCTAGCCCGCGCCCCCGTCCATCGAGAGGCCAGTTACGGCTCGTTTCAGCCCTGAAACCAGCCGTAACTGGCCTCTCGTTTGTTCTTGAGGGAGCTGCTAGCCGCCGGCAAACGGGGGCAGGATGTCCACGGTGTCCCCATGGTGCAGCAGCATGTCCCGCTTCCGCGCGGCGACCTCGTTGACCAGGAAGGTGCTCCGGCCGATCACGGTCTGCAGCACGGGTGTTCCGTCCGGTGCGTCCGGGTGCAGCGCAGCCAGCTTCTCCAGCAGCTCACCGAGCTGCAGCGGCCCCGCATCCAGGATTTCCTCTTCGACCCCTGCCGCAGCTTTCGCGGCACCAAAATAGCGGATCAGCACTTAGCCACCTATCGCACTCATTGTTCGTTCAGGCTGTACATAGTCCGGGGCGCCGAGGCCGGCATGGTCCATTCCGTGCGCCTTCGGCTTGCCCCACATCGCTTCCTGCCAGCGGCGTGCGACGGCGGCGTCGTCCCCGGTGCTGCGCAGCAGGCCAAGCAGGTCAGTTTCCTCATGCGAGAACAGGCAGCTGCGCACCTTGCCTTCGGCGGTAATGCGGGTGCGCCGGCAGTCGGCACAGAAAGGTTCGGTCACCGAGGCAATGATCCCGACGACGCCGGCCACCACTTCGAGGGAAGTGCGGCGGCGTACTTCCCACCGTTCGGCCGGTGCGCCGTCGCGGTTCCTCGGATCGGGGGTGAGGACAAAGCGTTCCTCCAGCCGGGAACGGATCTCGGCCGCGGTAATCATTCCGTCGCGGGTCCAGCCGTGATCAGCGTCCAGGGGCATCTGCTCGATGAACCGCAGTTCAAATCCGTGAGTCACGGCCCATTCCAGCAGGTCGGGTGCCTCGGCGTCGTTGATGCCCCGCATCAGGACGGCGTTGATCTTGATCAATCCCAGTCCGACGCGCGCTGCTTCCTCCACGCCCGCCAGGACCCGGTCCAGGAACGGACGGCGGGTGAGCTGGGCGAAGGTGCCGGGATGCAGCGAGTCGAGGGAGACATTGATGCGGGTCAGTCCTGCGTCTTTGAGGGCCGCGGCCTTTTTGTCCAGCCCCAGCCCGTTGGTTGTCAGGGAGACGGGCAGCTCGGGATGGTTGGCCCGGATTCCCGCGATGATCTCCACCAGATCGGCGCGGACCAACGGTTCGCCGCCGGTGAGCCGGAGCTCGCGGACGCCCAGTCCGTTGACGCCGATGCCCACCAGCCGGACGATCTCACCGGCTGTGAGCACCTTGTCCTTGGGCAGCCAGTCCAGTCCGGACGCGGGCATGCAGTAGGTGCAGCGCAGGTTGCATTTGTCCGTCAGGGACAGGCGCATATCGGTCGCACGCCGGCCGTAGCGGTCAACCAGGCCGTCGAGTCCCTCCGGAGTCTCCGCGTTTGGCGCGGCCCCGGGCTCGGGGAACGGCCGCGGCGGTGCGAAGGCGGGCATGCCAAGCTCAATTCCCATTCCTCGAGTGTAGGCGGTTTCACATCCGGCCTCTAGGAAGGTTCCGCAGCCGCGCCGGGGCAGGGGCCGGGACTGCCATAATCGTTCCAGGCCACCCGGGAAACCGTCCGGCCAACCTAGCTGACCGGAGAAGAGAACGATGCCAAGAACCTGGCCCTGGGCCGGCGCTGCAGGGCTGGTGGCAGCGGCGCTTGCCGTCGCAGCCGGGGAGCTGTCCGCGGCGGTCCTGAGCCCTGCCTTGTCACCGGTTACGGCTGTAGGAGCGGTGGTGGTCGATGCCGTGCCGGGACCTGTCAAGGACTGGGCCATTGCAGTCTTCGGCACCGCGGACAAAATCGCCCTCCTTGCCGGAATGCTGCTGGTCATCGCCCTGATCGGCATGGCCTGCGGGCTGCTGGAAACCAGGCGTCCGCCGTGGGGCTCGGCCGTACTGGCCGGTTTTGGCGTGCTGGGCGCGGCGGCGGCGCTCTCCCGGGCACAGTTTTCTGCGTTGACGCTCCTGCCACCGCTGCTGGCCGGGCTGGTTGGTGTGCTCGTCCTTCGTACACTGGCCGCACGGATCCGCAGCTACGCGGCTTCGGGCCCGGGACACCCGGGAGCCAGCCGACGGGACGTCCTCGCAGCGGTGGGCGGCGGGGCAGCCGTGGCGGCGGTCGGCGGCGGCCTGGCCGGGCTGTCCCGCAGTTCACAGGTAGCAGCTGAAGACCTGCGCGCAGGCATCGATCTGCCGTCACCGGTGGAACCGGCATTACCCGTTCCGGCCGGCGCGGACCTCAGTATTCCGGGAACTGAGCCCCTCATCACGCCCAATGCCGACTTCTACCGGATCGACACAGCCCTCCGGGTCCCGCTGGTGAACCCGCGTGAGTGGCGGCTGCGCGTCACGGGGCTCGTGGAGAGGGAGGTCGAACTCACCTATGACCAGCTGCTGGCCAAGCCCCTGCAGGAAAGCTGGGTCACGCTGGCCTGCGTTTCCAACGAAGTGGGCGGGTCCTTGATTGGCAACGCCCGGTGGCTCGGCTGGCCGGTGAGGAAGCTCCTGGCCGAAGCCGGGGTGCAGGCCGGCGCCGACGTCGTCCTGTCCGCCAGCGAAGACGGCTGGACCGCCACGACGCCGCTGGAGGCCCTGACCGATGCCCGCGATTCGCTGCTGGCGGTTGGCATGAACGGTGAGCCGCTGCCTCCGGAACACGGCTTCCCGGTCCGGATGGTGGTGCCTGGCCTCTACGGGTACGTGTCGGCGACCAAGTGGGTCACCGAGCTGAAGGTTTCCCGGTTCGCGGATGAGACTGCGTACTGGACAGACCGGGGCTGGTCCGAGCGCGGTCCGGTCAAACTCTCTTCACGGATCGACACGCCGTCGCGCAATGCCCGGCTCAGCGCCGGCACCGTGACGGTTGCCGGCGTCGCCTGGGCCCAGCACACGGGCATCAGCAACGTCCAGGTCAAGGTCGACGACGGCGAGTGGCAGGACGCGCGGCTTGCCGCCGGCATCTCGGCGGACACCTGGCGGCAGTTCGCGGCCGACGTCGAGCTTTCCGCCGGCGACCACACCGTGGAAGTCCGGGCCTTCGACGCAGCCGGCAACGTGCAGGACGCAACGAATCGGCCCGTGGTGCCCGACGGCGCCACCGGCCTGCATTCGGTCACGGTCAGCGCCGGCTGAACACCCCGTCCCGTCCGGGGTATCCGCTAGGGTCGAGCAATGGCTATAACGACTCTCGAAGGCACTGTTAACTTCCGTGACCTGGGCGGATTGCCGCTCTCCGGAGGCGGGACCGTCAATTCCGGAGTGCTGTACCGCTCCGACGCAATCGCGGGGCTGACCCCGCACGGCCTCGAGGAACTGGCCGGATCCGGGATCAGTGTCATTGTTGACTACCGCACGCCGGCAGAGCAGCAGATGGCACCGGACCGGCTGCCTGCCGTGAACACCTTCCTGAAGCTGGACCTGCCGCTGCTGGAGGGAGCGTTCACGGCGATGGCGCAGCAGGAAATGCAGCGGGCGAGTCTCTCCGGTGACCGGGCTGCGGCAGCACGCGCGGTGCAGGCCGCCGTGGGTCAGCTCCCCACACTGGGGGAGGTCTACACCGGGATGCTGCAGCACGCCGCGCCGGAGTTTGCCCAGAGCGCCAGGGCAGTGTCGGCAACCGGACCCGGTTCGGCAACCCTGGTCCACTGCACGGCGGGCAAGGACCGTACCGGTGTTGCCGTCGCGCTGATCCTGGACGCTGTCGGGGTGGAAACCGGTGCGATCGTCGCCGACTACGAGGCAAGCGAACGCAACCTCGCGGGCGCCTGGGCGGAGAAAACGCTGGGCATGGTCACTGCACTGGGGATTCCCCTGAACGATGAAATCATCACACTGGCAACCAAGGCACCGGCCGGGGTCATACGCGCTGCGCTGGCCTGGGTCGAGGAAAACCACGGTTCGTCGGCCGAATACCTGCGTTTCGGCGGACTCAGTGACGCCGAACTGTCCGACCTGCGCAGTCGCCTGCGCGACTAGGCACAACGGCAGGGCCAGAGCCCTCGCATAGACTTCCGGAAGAACGCCGGATGAAGGAGACACGTGGGGAGCACAGGCAACCGGGGGCGCCCGGTACAGGAGCACCAGGACGCTGTTGCGCAGCTGCTGGCACAGAACCTCCGCAGCCGGACGCAGGAACGGAGCCTGGAAGCCGCCGCCGGACGCATCCTTGCCGGTGACGTCCGTGCCCCGGGCAGCCTTCCGCCGTTCGCCAACTCACAGATGGACGGCTACGCCGTCCGCAGCACGGACCTGGACAGCGGGGGAGCAGCCGTGGAACTGGCTGTCGCTGCGGCCATTCCGGCCGGAGCGCCCGCTCCCG harbors:
- a CDS encoding bifunctional riboflavin kinase/FAD synthetase, coding for MYYWNDLAEVPSDLGPTVVTIGNFDGVHLGHQHVLARLVKAARDHDAAAVALSFDPHPAAVHRPESAPELIMGPADRTEALAEAGLDGLLMVHYDLDLASLTAEEFVRKFLAEGLHAVAVVLGHDARFGRGNTGDLDTMRELGAELGFDVVAVDDLDALPEGPEDTQGRRCSSTWIREALAAGDVRTAARLLGRTHRMRGVVVHGAARGRELGFPTANLAPESTGLIPADGIYAGWLVDSAGTRWPAAISVGSNPTFDGVSRQVEAHVIDRPQEAVEDFDLYGQCVGVEFVERLRGMVAYTGPEALIAQMRLDVARTRDVLSTEGPVAG
- a CDS encoding polyribonucleotide nucleotidyltransferase → MEGPEIQYSEAVIDNGRFGKRVIRFETGRLAAQAAGAAMVYIDEDTALLSATSAGKSPREGFDFFPLTVDVEERMYAAGRIPGSFFRREGRPSTEAILACRLMDRPLRPAFVKGLRNEVQIVVTVLAINPDVLYDVVAINASSMSTQLSGLPFSGPIGGVRVALVDGQWVAFPKHSELERAVFSMVVAGRIAGDDVAIMMVEAEATDNAWNLIKEEGATAPTEEVVAEGLEAAKPFIKALCDAQADLAARAAKPTVEFPLFLDYQDDVYEAVEAAAASKLAEIFAIADKQERDAASDALKDEVKASLAERFEGRENEVSAAFRAVTKQVVRQRILKDQIRIDGRGLTDIRQLTAEVEVLPRVHGSAIFERGETQILGVTTLNMLKMEQQIDSLSPVTRKRYMHNYNFPPYSTGETGRVGSPKRREIGHGALAERALMPVLPSREEFPYAIRQVSEALSSNGSTSMGSVCASTLSMLNAGVPLRAPVAGIAMGLVSDQVDGETRYAALTDILGAEDAFGDMDFKVAGTSEFVTAIQLDTKLDGIPASVLAAALKQAREARLHILGVMDAAIDTPDELSEFAPRIISVKIPVDKIGEVIGPKGKMINQIQEDTGADISIEDDGTVLIGATDGTSAEAARAAINAIANPMVPELGERYLGTVVKTTTFGAFISLTPGKDGLLHISELRKLSGGKRVDNVDDVVSVGQKIQVEITKIDDRGKLSLSPVVAEDDAEGELAAETAE
- a CDS encoding molybdopterin-dependent oxidoreductase translates to MPRTWPWAGAAGLVAAALAVAAGELSAAVLSPALSPVTAVGAVVVDAVPGPVKDWAIAVFGTADKIALLAGMLLVIALIGMACGLLETRRPPWGSAVLAGFGVLGAAAALSRAQFSALTLLPPLLAGLVGVLVLRTLAARIRSYAASGPGHPGASRRDVLAAVGGGAAVAAVGGGLAGLSRSSQVAAEDLRAGIDLPSPVEPALPVPAGADLSIPGTEPLITPNADFYRIDTALRVPLVNPREWRLRVTGLVEREVELTYDQLLAKPLQESWVTLACVSNEVGGSLIGNARWLGWPVRKLLAEAGVQAGADVVLSASEDGWTATTPLEALTDARDSLLAVGMNGEPLPPEHGFPVRMVVPGLYGYVSATKWVTELKVSRFADETAYWTDRGWSERGPVKLSSRIDTPSRNARLSAGTVTVAGVAWAQHTGISNVQVKVDDGEWQDARLAAGISADTWRQFAADVELSAGDHTVEVRAFDAAGNVQDATNRPVVPDGATGLHSVTVSAG
- the moaA gene encoding GTP 3',8-cyclase MoaA, producing MGIELGMPAFAPPRPFPEPGAAPNAETPEGLDGLVDRYGRRATDMRLSLTDKCNLRCTYCMPASGLDWLPKDKVLTAGEIVRLVGIGVNGLGVRELRLTGGEPLVRADLVEIIAGIRANHPELPVSLTTNGLGLDKKAAALKDAGLTRINVSLDSLHPGTFAQLTRRPFLDRVLAGVEEAARVGLGLIKINAVLMRGINDAEAPDLLEWAVTHGFELRFIEQMPLDADHGWTRDGMITAAEIRSRLEERFVLTPDPRNRDGAPAERWEVRRRTSLEVVAGVVGIIASVTEPFCADCRRTRITAEGKVRSCLFSHEETDLLGLLRSTGDDAAVARRWQEAMWGKPKAHGMDHAGLGAPDYVQPERTMSAIGG
- a CDS encoding M16 family metallopeptidase, with protein sequence MPENITDSRSGAGYSRSGTVVPFPLSSRPGDPAIEIGDPAGAVVRRSVLPGGVRVLTESMPGQRSATIGFWVGVGSRDEAEGRHGSTHFLEHLLFKGTERRSAMDIASAFDEVGGESNAATAKETTCYYARVLDTDLPMAIDVIADMVTSAVLDPEELEQERDVILEEIAMDADDPADLCHEKFAEAVLGDHPLGRPIGGTPEAIKAVPREAVVEHYRRHYRPETLVVTAAGGLEHEVVASLVLDALKRAGWELDRGAVPAPRRETVPAEITAGGGVQVINRPVEQANIVLGCPSLTATDSRRFAMSVLNTILGGGMSSRLFQEIREKRGLVYSTYSFAASYTDAGYFGMYAGCSPAKTRQVIDLLQSELERLAADGVEPGELDRAVGQISGGLVLGMEDTGSRMSRLGSAELVRGEYVDIEASLARIRAVTGEQVKELAAELAAAPRTITVVGPFESAAELGF
- a CDS encoding MoaD/ThiS family protein, whose amino-acid sequence is MLIRYFGAAKAAAGVEEEILDAGPLQLGELLEKLAALHPDAPDGTPVLQTVIGRSTFLVNEVAARKRDMLLHHGDTVDILPPFAGG
- the rpsO gene encoding 30S ribosomal protein S15, which produces MALDPAVKQAIIKEFALTEGDTGSPEVQVAVLSRRISDLTEHLKTHKHDHHTRRGLMALVGRRRRMLGYLRETDITRYRALIERLGLRR
- a CDS encoding tyrosine-protein phosphatase, which gives rise to MAITTLEGTVNFRDLGGLPLSGGGTVNSGVLYRSDAIAGLTPHGLEELAGSGISVIVDYRTPAEQQMAPDRLPAVNTFLKLDLPLLEGAFTAMAQQEMQRASLSGDRAAAARAVQAAVGQLPTLGEVYTGMLQHAAPEFAQSARAVSATGPGSATLVHCTAGKDRTGVAVALILDAVGVETGAIVADYEASERNLAGAWAEKTLGMVTALGIPLNDEIITLATKAPAGVIRAALAWVEENHGSSAEYLRFGGLSDAELSDLRSRLRD